From a region of the Vanrija pseudolonga chromosome 2, complete sequence genome:
- the COX16 gene encoding Cytochrome c oxidase assembly protein COX16, mitochondrial produces MSFTSKSRRPPSALMSTVRRHPFMFFGLPFLSIVVVSSFALKTFTQTRYDLNDQKVQAVSKEDELGMSKERKKVDIREEYYRLNAPASSLSSNDEALAAVTSAPAPPKKKFSLAPTSNDDYEPIRVPRPAGVSEWGGVRGASPDAPIKGQRKEDRWV; encoded by the exons ATGTCCTTCACGTCAAaatcaagaaggccgccgtcggcgctcaTGTCGACGGTGCGCAGGCACCCCTTCATGTTCTTCGGACTCCCCTTCCTgtccatcgtcgtcgtgtcgagctTTGCCCTCAAGACGTTCACCCAGACACGGTACGACCTCAACGACCAGAAGGTGCAGGCTGTTtccaaggaggacgagctaGGCATGAGCAAGGAGCGCAAGAAGGTGGACATTCGGGAAGAGTACTAC cgcctgAACGCACCCGCATCCAGCCTCTCGTCCAACGACGAagcgctcgccgctgtcaCCTCTGCGCCTGCACCGCCCAAGAAGAAGTTCTCCCTCGCGCCGACGTCAAACGACGACTACGAGCCCATCCGTGTGCCTCGGCCGGCTGGCGTGTCCGAGTGGGGAGGCGTGCGCGGTGCCAGTCCAGACGCACCCATCAAGGGGCAGAGGAAGGAGGACCGGTGGGTGTGA
- the IMA1 gene encoding Integral inner nuclear membrane protein ima1 has product MGLLRPRARTQQCYYCLAQGDAAAAPAAGSSTGRTSSWLCNSCGCWNTRDAAGNIVSEHPAMRNSALNTKSFALRGRPSSSHLPAATASPFCRNCLTNQTLVMNLLSNYLPDERDPAYPQLEADLPRYIESLYARYPPVCSSCQGGVDEALRKADHRAQAEAWGNALRRGDLRRNGAVESDGRRNGVYVPRGAAQTLLEVAVWRARGALFLVGAVGSWALGLAATFAPEQLARIQASTARGVPATWAITAFYVVSLLWAVWDPTWLKRARSRGQLHVEGWRLWVVTMVALYVMRIAAAILLLRSSWSVLGYLSLVDVVAVSFAYSQLRLQQPVALKLVRPDMTSTAPPQVSSPLTFSGLSLSGQPQQPPAPVFGQPSHSAAPRDESEPMDWEPSPATGSPNGETPAGDWETFGIGRQRMFPQPRQQDETGLESLFSGWGISSGTTPKITPGQLPDEDGDYAPRPRGIVLENTGLWFVRALLLGVRLIALAAGAASHLLVTRLPTAAKTWLHWLLIAETIADAISLAVAVAARDNAGAPLRAVVLASGAAFRAMAIVSGAEPFPPLWIPNSVPHASLEPYGTEIACGAWALLDAFVLAAT; this is encoded by the exons atGGGCCTGCTCCGACCCCGCGCCAGGACGCAGCAGTGCTACTACTGCCTCGCGCagggcgacgcggccgcggcccccgccgccgggtcCAGCACGGGGCGTACGTCGTCCTGGCTCTGCAACTCGTGCGGGTGCTGGAACACGAGAGACGCGGCGGGCAACATCGTGTCTGAGCACCCCGCGATGCGCAACTCGGCGCTCAATACCAAGAGCTTTGCACtacgag GCCGGCCATCGTCCTCCCATCTGcctgcggcgacggcgagcccgtTCTGCCGCAACTGTCTCACGAACCAAACGCTCGTCATGAATCTTCTCAGCAACTACCTCCCAGACGAAAGG GACCCGGCCTACccccagctcgaggccgacctcccGCGGTACATCGAGAGCCTGTACGCGCGCTACCCGCCAGTGTGCTCGTCGTGCCagggcggcgtggacgaggcgctgAGAAAGGCCGACCAtcgcgcgcaggccgaggcgtggGGGAatgcgctgcggcgcggcgatcTGCGCCGGAACGGTGCCGTCGAGTCGGACGGACGAAGAAACGGGGTGTATGTCCCGCGCGGGGCAGCACAGacgctgctcgaggtcgcggtGTGGAGGGCAAGAGGGGCCCTGTTCCTCGTTGGCGCTGTTGGATCGTGGGCGCTGGGCCTGGCCG CTACGTTCGCccccgagcagctcgcccgGATACAGGCGTCGACGGCACGTGGTGTCCCGGCGACTTGGGCCATCACGGCGTTCTACGTCGTGTCGCTCCTCTGGGCGGTATGGGACCCGACGTGGTTgaagcgcgcgaggagcCGCGGCCAGTTGCATGTCGAAGGGTGGAGACTCTGGGTC GTGACGATGGTGGCGTTGTACGTGATGCGTATCGCCGCCGCGATCTTGCTATTGCGATCCTCATGGAGCGTACTAGGTTACCtgtcgctcgtcgacgttgtC GCCGTCTCGTTCGCCTACTCTCAGCTGAGGCTCCAGCAACCTGTCGCACTGAAGCTCGTTCGGCCAGATATGACCTCGACAGCCCCTCCACAGGTGTCATCGCCTCTGACGTTCTCAGGCCTGTCGCTAAGcggccagccccagcagcctCCTGCGCCAGTCTTCGGTCAGCCATCGCACAGCGCTGCACCGCGGGACGAGAGTGAGCCGATGGACTGGGAGCCCTCCCCGGCGACTGGTTCACCAAACGGCGAGACACCTGCTGGCGACTGGGAGACGTTTGGTATTGGTCGGCAGCGCATGTTCCCCCAGCCTCGACAGCAGGACGAGACGGGCCTCGAGTCGCTCTTCTCTGGCTGGGGCATCAGCTCTGGCACGACACCCAAGATCACCCCCGGTCAGTTGCcggacgaggatggcgactACGCACCCCGGCCGCGCGGCATCGTTCTCGAGAACACGGGGCTGTGGTTCGTCCGtgcccttctccttggcgtTCGGCTCATTGCtctggccgccggcgccgcgtcgcacTTGCTCGTCACTCGACTGCCCACCGCTGCCAAGACCTGGCTCCACTGGCTCCTTATCGCGGAGACGATCGCGGACGCAATCAGTCTCGCAGTGGCTGTCGCTGCTCGCGACAATGCCGGGGCGCCCCTACGTGCCGTCGTTCTGGCGTCTGGCGCGGCCTTCCGCGCTATGGCCATCGTCTCTGGTGCTGAGCCGTTCCCCCCACTATGGATCCCCAACAGCGTGCCACACGCCTCGCTCGAGCCATACGGCACTGAGATCGCCTGTGGCGCTTGGGCACTCCTGGACGCGTTTGTCTTGGCTGCGACCTAG
- the Polr3e gene encoding DNA-directed RNA polymerase III subunit RPC5: MKMLCLANLHCREIFEPSSTSVVTQLVDNFDPHPLDSNLTSPAMSRVARGEFTEVADSILESPEGSEYGGDTIPAEADAGARDAPGPSSMYVPPRRDPRPGSPVLPDLQSRPFPPDLDMDDAEEDEIVARLPVYLSTAINPALQMFQYPLQHRSLSVPQWAADRGKRITARMKEGVGRVEIEIPVDADPKVWREERAKELDFVPDVANGHAEVDGGYRRPEERERRAKKDKEPKWGDKMRLRSEAVPVSSAATYFSGIIHDGALHLHPVSRVSQFRTALNYFDDHDIRNRGGTVRREDDEEKKKAAARREPQPKSIDEEKNDGSGSLKDFRNKMWSTQQREEEDKWVPYEFHEGAEDEKVIESLEQLLLPEDRREMLECKSRGLDFLNRE, encoded by the exons ATGAAAATGTTATGTTTGGCCAACCTCCACTGTCGAGAAATCTTTGAGCCGTCCTCCACTTCTGTCGTCACTCAACTCGTTGACAACTTTGATCCGCATCCTCTCGACTCCAACCTCACCTCCCCCGCCATGTcccgagtcgcgcgcggAGAATTCACAGAGGTCGCCGACTCGATCCTCGAGTCCCCCGAGGGGAGCGAgtacggcggcgacacgatccccgccgaggccgacgccggcgctcgcgacGCGCCAGGCCCGTCGAGCATGTACGTGCCGCCGAGACGGGATCCGCGGCCCGGGTCGCCCGTGTTACCCGACCTGCAGAGCCGCCCATTCCCGCCCGACCTGGACatggacgacgccgaggaggacgagatcGTTGCCCGCCTGCCCGTCTACCTCTCGACCGCGATCAACCCCGCCCTCCAGATGTTCCAGTACCCCCTGCAGCACCGCTCGCTGTCGGTGCCCCAGTGGGCGGCGGATCGCGGCAAGCGCATCACGGCGCGGATGAAGGAGGGTGTTGGGCGCGTCGAGATCGAGAtccccgtcgacgccgaccccaaggTCTGGCGCGAGGAAcgcgccaaggagctcgactTTGTGCCCGACGTTGCCAACGGCCACGCTGAAGTCGACGGTGGATACCGCCGTCCCGAGGAACGTGAGAGGCgggccaagaaggacaaggagccCAAGTGGGGTGACAAGATGCGTCTCCGCTCCGAAGCTGTCCCCGTGTCTTCTGCGGCGACGTACTTTTCTGGTATCATCCATGATG GCGCGCTGCACCTCCATCCCGTGAGCCGTGTGAGCCAGTTCCGCACTGCGCTCAACTACttcgacgaccacgacatcCGCAACCGTGGCGGCACCGTGAGGcgtgaggacgacgaggagaagaagaaggctgcagcgcggcgtgagCCCCAGCCCAAGAGTATC gacgaggagaagaacGATGGGTCAGGCTCGCTCAAGGACTTCCGCAACAAGATGTGGTcgacgcagcagcgcgaAGAGGAGGACAAGTGGGTCCCTTACGAGTTCcacgagggcgccgaggacgagaaggtcATTGAgagcctcgagcagctcctcctcccagaGGACAGGCGCGAGATGCTCGAGTGCAAGtcgcgcggcctcgacttCCTAAACCGCGAGTAG
- the psc3 gene encoding Cohesin subunit psc3, with the protein MSVAETNGDEPRRGSRQRKQPERFEPVTGRWAGGSGANATGGNRRDDDDESEASDDEPPKRGKRKANGKPKEPKAKVNKPKKAAAIVPATDAEVVEGFKTDSPLFNALLQPDVAIQPLVEDWVHTYQGSAGDADAEKAAVQELVLLFIRASGFGADVDEDEAMDQDGVVDVIERIQDESVNTNPATYPLISRVKSLRSFKTNLSAVISHLVATLFLTPHLFDDAETTKHSLPLIPLLLTWLHSMASSPLRPIRHTATFITLKINSALCDAAATASNELSIKQRQREAEAKKGGSGAAGKKRLKEAEEKVKEAHERKTRLEEYMTEIFDVMFVHRVRDADPAIRTDCIRELGVWVKTYGEKYVSTSYLNYFVRGSNDPDGNARLETVKALAGLFSNPSTANNVGSFTLRIAPRLIQMASRDVETPVRVNAVNVITAIDRTGALQDEDEEQREKVTRLIFDEQPRVRKAAAGFVRGLWEDRVEVLLTEFGNLRAAQRKRAGTADTDEMKQRFEWKALASLLVETSKSLNEPSEEASSSKQVAPLAAASGSATTRAAAAAEALLGRIELVQRWQELVPYLLLDHSTSDEDIWLLTEEEEDFLLEVLVTVITDYEYVDMQDEDEDEKTKALIKVLPRLFAKHQAEVKRIVGVLAIPQHMNLSMYLDLRKGAAYESLWDDITKQFLQHTDAAVQSAAIAAIKALNDNTSMAAVNARKTTELEEALFSSLRDAVDGEDVSAMSIDEDKLTALEAILLRIHLVSTARDIVTVMEDEEGGQSSGWTIVNAFAGRGGLGFREEAKVSDWPVVERLTGTDGSQMVEHALRIIFSHIAWLGRRLSNSEANDEAAIDSFNERRDAALELFERFGVRDRTNAADTVRREAFIAFINLHILFCKARNPPPSIVLEMATDKQHKLGGAFSAAVDRYVSDLDDAEQDDEDEDSIESAQRDYTFLQLVAAFVGAIRVGVMDIEQAKEPLAHYGRFGDAYDSLVRTLADSLRNEGIYNRDATTVQHVIGEALQNSFNVFLDSDDHDPEATVALARFAASAFVVHGTHFTVLKQIHPGDVYDLHINAIDWVMRKISVLVKQQAQKESKEAKAWINAKRGQLYAFFRPLALLLGPIAGRDALRIRAHLESVVDASGAAVQTRASGSYKAYEKRLVAAAGKDTVLKVQPAKTVPSQPRKSAAIIEDEDEEEEEEEANGDAEVDGDAGADEDDIEASADQPPEDVDEVEEFGATPTPSSQPASSQKRPLEDESIMLDFEPGEDGNFDAEIDLAFASSPAGAAAAAAAARDRSVSIEPTAKKRKTVNKY; encoded by the exons ATGTCCGTCGCCGAGACAAACGGTGACGAGCCCCGGCGTGGGTCACGGCAGCGCAAGCAGCCCGAGCGATTCGAACCCGTCACTGGTAGGTGGGCAGGCGGCTCGGGCGCTAATGCGACAGGGGGCAaccgtcgcgacgacgacgatgag TCCgaggccagcgacgacgagccgcccaAGCGTGGAAAGCGCAAGGCGAACGGCAAGCCCAAAGAGCCTAAAGCTAAAGTCAACAAGCCGAAGAAGGCGGCCGCCATCGTCCCCGCGACTGATGCagaggtcgtcgagggctTCAAGACGGATTCTCCCTTGTTCA ACGCGCTCCTTCAGCCGGATGTCGCGATCCAGCCCCTCGTCGAGGACTGGGTTCACACCTACCAAGGCTCAGCaggtgacgccgacgccgagaaggcagCGGTACAGGAGCTTGTACTCCTGTTCATCCGCGCCAGCGGgttcggcgccgacgtcgacgaagacgaggcgaTGGACCAGGacggtgtcgtcgacgtgaTTGAGCGTATCCAGGATGAGAGCGTCAAC ACCAACCCCGCGACGTACCCTCTCATCTCGCGCGTCAAGTCGCTCAGGTCGTTCAAGACCAACCTGTCAGCCGTCATTTCACACCTTGTCGCAACGCTCTTCCTTACACCGCACCTGTTTGACGACGCCGAAACAACCAAGCACTCGCTCCCCCTTATTCCCCTGTTGCTGACTTGGCTTCACtcgatggcctcgtcgccactcCGCCCCATCCGTCACACGGCGACGTTTATCACCCTCAAGATCAACTCGGCTCTctgcgacgccgcggccacggccagcAACGAGCTCAGCATcaagcagcgccagcgcgaggcggaggctAAGAAGGGTGGctctggcgccgctggcaaGAAGCGCCTAAAGGAagccgaggagaaggtcaaggaggcACACGAGCGCAAGACGCGTCTGGAAGAGTACATGACGGAAATCTTTGACGT CATGTTTGTGCACCGTgttcgcgacgccgacccggcCATCCGCACAGACTGCATTCGTGAACTCGGCGTCTGGGTCAAGACGTACGGCGAAAAGTACGTCTCGACGTCGTACCTCAACTACTTTGTCCGCGGGTCGAACGACCCAGACGGCAATGCCCGTCTCGAGACGGTCAAGGCGCTGGCAGGCCTTTTCTCCAACCCCTCGACGGCCAACAATGTCGGTTCCTTCACGCTCCGCATCGCCCCACGCCTTATCCAGATGGCGTCACGCGACGTCGAGACCCCTGTCCGCGTCAATGCCGTCAACGTGATTACCGCCATTGACCGCACCGGCGCCTTGcaagacgaggacgaggagcagcggGAAAAGGTCACGCGCCTGATTTTCGACGAGCAGCCCCGCGTtcgcaaggccgccgctggcttTGTTCGCGGCCTGTGGGAGGACCGCGTCGAGGTTCTACTCACCGAGTTTGGCAACCTCCGGGCTGCTCAGAGGAAGCGTgccggcaccgccgacaccgacgagaTGAAGCAACGCTTTGAGTGGAAGGCACTCGCGTCGCTCTTGGTCGAGACTTCCAAGTCGCTCAATGAGCCCAGCGAAGAGGCTAGCTCCTCCAAGCAAGTTGCCCctctcgctgctgcctcggGTTCGGCCACAACgcgtgccgctgcggccgccgaggctctGCTCGGCCGCATTGAGCTCGTCCAGCGCTGGCAGGAGCTCGTCCCGTACCTCTTACTTGACCACTCGACCTCGGACGAGGACATCTGGctcctcaccgaggaggaggaagactTTTTGCTCGAGGTCTTGGTCACCGTCATTACAGACTACGAG TATGTTGACATGcaggacgaagacgaggatGAGAAGACCAAGGCCCTCATCAAGGTGCTTCCGCGCCTGTTCGCCAAACAccaggccgaggtcaagcgTATCGTCGGCGTCTTGGCGATCCCTCAACACATGAACCTGTCCATGTACCTCGATCTCCGTAAAGGAGCGGCGTACGAGTCGCTCTGGGACGATATCACAAAGCAGTTCCTGCAGCACACGGACGCTGCAGTCCAGTCGGCGGCGATTGCAGCCATCAAGGCTCTCAACGACAATacgtcgatggcggcggtcAACGCGCGAAAGACGaccgagctggaggaggctCTCTTCTCCAGCCTCCgggacgccgtcgacggcgaggacgtctCTGCCATGTcgatcgacgaggacaagctcaCAGCCTTGGAGGCTATCCTGCTTCGTATCCACCTTGTCTCGACTGCCCGCGATATCGTCACCGTcatggaggacgaggaaggcggccAAAGTAGCGGCTGGACCATTGTCAATGCGTTCGCTGGTCGAGGCGGCCTGGGCTTCAGGGAGGAGGCAAAGGTTAGTGACTGGCCTGTAGTGGAGCGATTGACAGGCACTGACGGATCTCAGAtggtcgagcacgccctGCGCATCATCTTCTCTCATATTGCTTggctcggccgtcgccttTCAAACTCAGAGGCCAACGACGAAGCCGCCATTGATTCGTTCAAtgagcggcgcgacgccgcttTGGAGTTGTTTGAGCGTTTTGGTGTTCGAGACCGAACCAATGCAGCTGACACGGTCCGCCGGGAG GCCTTCATCGCCTTCATCAACCTCCATATCTTGTTTTGCAAGGCACGCaacccgccgccctcgatcGTCCTCGAGATGGCTACCGACAAACAACACAAACTTGGCGGTGCCTTCTCGGCTGCGGTCGACCGATACGTATCCGACCTTGACGATGCCGAGcaggacgatgaggacgaagACAGCATTGAGAGTGCCCAACGCGACTACACGTTCTTGCAGTTGGTGGCGGCATTCGTCGGTGCCATCCGTGTTGGTGTTATGGACATTgagcaggccaaggagcCCCTGGCTCACTACGGCCGATTCGGTGACGCCTACGATTCGCTCGTCCGGACCTTGGCCGATTCCCTGCGTAACGAAGGCATCTACAACCGTGACGCTACCACAGTGCAGCATGTGATCGGAGAGGCACTCCAGAAC TCATTTAATGTGTTCCTGGACAGTGACGACCACGACCCCGAGGCGACCGTTGCATTGGCACGCTTCGCAGCTTCGGCATTCGTTGTACATGGCACGCACTTCACGGTTCTGAAGCAGATCCACCCTGGCGATGTGTACGACCTGCACATCAATGCTATCGACTGGGTTATGCGCAAGATCAGTGTGCTGGTCAAGCAGCAGGCCCAGAAGGAGAGCAAAGAGGCCAAAGCTTGGATCAACGCCAAACGGGGCCAGCTGTACGCCTTCTTCCGCCCTCTGGCGCTCCTTCTTGGACCGATTGCGGGCCGTGATGCCCTCCGCATTCGCGCTCACCTTGAGAGCGTTGTGGACGCGTCCGGTGCGGCAGTTCAAACTCGGGCATCGGGATCGTACAAGGCCTACGAGAAGCGACTTGttgctgccgccggcaaggacACTGTCCTCAAGGTGCAGCCGGCGAAGACCGTCCCCTCTCAGCCGCGAAAGAGTGCGGCGATCAtcgaagacgaggacgaagaggaggaagaggaagaggccaATGGCGACGCTGAGGTGGATGGTGacgcgggcgccgacgaggacgacatcGAGGCGAGTGCCGACCAACCGCCAGAGGAcgtcgatgaggtcgaggagtTTGGTGCCACACCAACGCCTTCTTCTCAGCCTGCTTCGAGCCAGAAGCGGCCGCTCGAAGACGAGTCTATCATGCTCGACTTTGAGCCTGGCGAGGACGGAAACTTtgacgccgagatcgacctGGCGtttgcgtcgtcgcctgcgggtgccgccgccgccgccgctgccgcccgcgaccGAAGCGTGTCCATCGAGCCTACTGCCAAGAAGAGGAAGACTGTCAACAAGTATTAG
- the slc30a6 gene encoding Zinc transporter 6 yields MTAVDDGADLAGSPVALRNARTDPGHAPSSTSKPQSRRTSRATRRPPPINVADDLSPAPPQLIVSPAAGAVGTESEEDNEAADNVGELTASPHTQTFSVAMDDDGASPGSSWSMDASRRPVPSHRPPSWHRQSLEVPSFLPTTPSSPERRFDPALYYKGGHSRSLSHDFPHPGAPPRPISPVSPGFVAGDSVIPSADPRVFAGGADWSFGAAPPDSEADTGSPVKRGKRRGHHHKHSLSHNFFSFLEPGANAPPNERPPSAVDEPTPVPMPYHSTTTTILSPLPRGKRNGTVQLMWAFAIGEALLGASLWIEGQMSGWRCLEGAGYLVVFDALGMVVNIVASNDEDGWRSLRRPFGWDRLTSLLCFAQSLFLMFAAVYISKESFEQVLLGADAHEEGGGGGGGHGHGHGHAHIEHIIGEESPFPYLLLLLSFVASLLSGAFLNNHRRLSEATGSLFLPSAFSSAKLPEIFSNPYTIGVAGTTAALLVSSLITPLDSLHGLDSSSSVALTVLIAALAWPPTKAFANVLLQTAPPTTSSQMTVLRRALRDVEDDRRVLGIGTLRCWALSTDKVEPDAGGTNSAPASRRPSISSSPSHSISFPAPLTEKDKQPLAAPVSLASRAPTSEAVPIIVTVNVHIHPDATDADVLEITRLVSTKISNAVGPRIGGEVTVQVQKGWEGEDGH; encoded by the exons AtgaccgccgtcgacgacggcgccgatcTGGCTGGCTCGCCCGTTGCGCTCCGGAATGCACGCACGGACCCAGGGCACGCGCCTTCTTCAACCTCAAAACCGCAGTCGCGGAGAACGAGCCGGGCGACAcggaggccgccgccgatcaACGTCGCAGACGACCtgtcgcccgccccgcctcaGCTTATCGTGTCCCCAGCAGCTGGAGCCGTGGGAACAGAGTCGGAAGAAGATAACGAGGCAGCCGATAACGTGGGCGAGTTAACCGCGTCGCCTCATACGCAGACCTTTTCAGTCgccatggacgacgacggcgcgagccCGGGCTCGAGCTGGAGCATGGACgcttctcggcggcctgTACCATCGCACCGCCCACCGAGCTGGCATCGCCAGAGTTTAGAAGTTCCGTCCTTCCTCCCCAccacgccgtcatcgcctGAGCGCCGTTTCGACCCAGCACTCTACTACAAGGGCGGGCACTCGCGCAGCCTCTCACACGACTTTCCTCACCCCggtgccccgccccgcccgatCTCCCCTGTCTCGCCGGGCTTCGTCGCTGGCGATAGCGTTATCCCGTCTGCTGACCCACGCGTgttcgccggcggcgccgactggTCGTTTGGTGCAGCACCGCCTGACTCGGAAGCGGACACTGGCTCGCCTGTGAAGCGCGGCAAACGACGTGGGCACCAT CACAAACACTCGCTGTCACACAacttcttctccttcctcGAGCCTGGCGCCAACGCACCACCAAACGAGCGGCCACCATCGGCAGTCGACGAGCCAACACCAGTACCGATGCCCTATcactcgacaacgacgacgattCTGTCGCCGCTTCCGCGCGGCAAGCGCAACGGCACGGTCCAGCTGATGTGGGCCTTTGCcatcggcgaggcgctcctcggcgctaGCCTCTGGATCGAGGGCCAGATGAGCGGCTGGAGATGTCTCGAGGGTGCGGGATACCTCGTTGTGTTTGATGCCCTCGGCATGGTCGTCAACATTGTCGCGagcaacgacgaggacgggtgGAGGAGCTTGCGGCGGCCGTTTGG TTGGGACCGCCTTACGTCGCTCCTCTGCTTCGCCCAGTCGCTGTTCCTCATGTTCGCGGCAGTGTACATCTCAAAGGAGAGCTTTGAGCaggtgctgctcggcgccgacgctcacgaggagggaggcggcggcggtggcggccacggccatgGCCACGGGCACGCGCACATCGAGCACATTATCGGCGAGGAGTC GCCGTTCCCCTACCTCTTACTCCTGTTGTCATTTGTGGCCAGCCTCTTGTCAGGCGCGTTCCTCAACAACCACCGGCGTCTTTCAGAGG ccaCCGGGTCGCTCTTCCTCCCCTCAGCATTCTCGTCGGCCAAGCTGCCCGAGATCTTTTCCAACCCCTACACCATCGGCGTGGCGGGCACGACCGCCGCATTGCTCGTCAGCTCCCTCATCACTCCTCT CGACTCTCTGCACGGCCTCGACTCGTCCAGCTCTGTCGCCCTCACCGTTCTCATCGCAGCCCTGGCATGGCCGCCCACCAAGGCATTCGCCAACGTGCTGTTGCagacggcgccgcccacgACGTCTTCGCAGATGACGGTACTGCGCCGTGCcctccgcgacgtcgaggacgaccggCGCGTGCTGGGTATAGGCAcgctgcgctgctgggcACTGTCGACCGACAAGGTTGAGCCTGATGCGGGCGGCACcaactcggcgccggcatcgcgccgcccgtctATCTCGTCGTCACCCTCCCACTCGATCTCGTTCCCGGCGCCTCTGACCGAGAAGGACAAGCAGCCGCTCGCTGCACCAGTGTCGCTCGCGTCACGGGCGCCCACGAGCGAGGCGGTACCCATCATTGTCACTGTCAATGTCCACATCCACCCCGATGCCACCGACGCGGACGTGCTGGAGATTACGCGGCTGGTGTCGACCAAGATCAGCAACGCGGTCGGCCCACGGATTGGGGGCGAGGTGACTGTCCAGGTGCAGAAGGGGTGGGAGGGTGAGGATGGGCACTAG
- the UBC2 gene encoding Ubiquitin-conjugating enzyme E2 2, which translates to MSTAAKRRLIRDFKRLATEAPEGVSGSPCHDNIMIWNAVIFGPPDTPFEDGSFRLTLTFTDAYPNKPPTVRFVSRMFHPNIYNNGELCLDILQNRWSPTYDVAAILTSVQSLLNDPNPSSPANVEAATLFKDNKQEYERRVKITVEQSWVDEEELVAQAAAATPTEEDARPAAPIPA; encoded by the exons ATG TCTACCGCAGCGAAGAGGCGATTGATTCGTGACTTCAAGCGCCTCGCGACCGAGGCTCCCGAGGGTGTGTCGGGCTCGCCATGCCATGACAACATCATGATCTGGAACGCGGTCATCTTTGGCCCGC CCGACACGCCGTTCGAGGACGGGTCGTTCCGCCTCACGCTCACCTTCACGGACGCGTACCCCAACAAGCCGCCGACGGTGCGCTTCGTGTCGCGCATGTTCCACCCCAACATCTACAACAATGGCGAGCTGTGTCTCGACATCCTGCAGAACCGCTGGAGCCCGACGTACGACGTCGCTGCCATCCTGACCTCGGTGCAGAGTCTGCTCAACGACCCCAACCCCAGCAG TCCCGCCAACGTCGAGGCAGCGACCCTGTTCAAGGACAACAAGCAAGAGTATGAGCGTCGCGTCAAG ATTACCGTCGAGCAGTCTTGGGtagacgaggaggagctcgtcgctcaggccgccgcggccacgcccaccgaggaggacgctcggcccgccgcgcccatccCGGCGTAG